ACTATCAACCCAAAAGACAGTATTCCTGAAGGTATGAATATAATGGAAATTGCATAAACTATCCATGTAGGCGGATTGAACAGGAGAGCGTATATGATTCCTGCTATTGATACTATAAATATTAAATAACTTGATATTTTTAGTTTATCCATTATTTTCACCAATTTTCATATGATATTATTAAAACGGTTTGTTTATGATGAGCAATATTTCAATCACCCTAATAATTACCAGTAGGGAGCTTAAGTGTATGATAAGCAAGAAAGGTGAACCAGGGGTTCTGAACATTTCTGCCTTGGTGGCATAGAATGGTGCCACACCAGTTTCACCTGCAACTCCCAAAAATAAAAGGAGTGAACCAAAGATCATCATTAAGGTGGTAGGTATATGTGTGATTTCCAAGAGGCTGATGGTACCTGTTGATGCCAAAATCATGGCTGCTCCTCCAAAGAGGGGTAAAACTGCTATCATAGCCACTAATCCGTACTGGAATGCAGCATCTAATACATCAATCTGTTTTACAGCGGCAACTATTCCTATGTTAACGATACCAATAAGACACACAAATAATGTGAAGTTGAAAAGGTCTCCGGTGATCATGGCACCGGCGGTTGCCAGACCACATATGATGGCCAGGAAACGTCTGATCTTGAATTCGTCCTTATCAACCTGGACTTCCCGGTCTTTAAGGGTACCTACACCTGCTTCAACCTGGGTTTCAGTTCTGCTTATGGCAATGAGAGTAGTGAAGGCCAGTGCGCTGGCGAACATGAACAAGTTAACAGGGGCCAGATAAAGGACAATATCTCCTAGGGGAATGTAACCCATTAATTGTTGGCCCAATATGATGATATCCATTTTTATTACTCCTTACTACTCTTTTTATTTTTTATTGAATTCTTCACGACCTATAACACCTATTAGACCTGCTTTAAATGCAACTTTGATGAAAACACCGAATGCTGCCATGAACAATGCCAACAACCAGTATTGTGGGAATACAAAGAACACCATGAATCCTATTATCCAAAGGCACCATGCAATACCAGATACTCCTGCTATGCCCTCCCAAGTGTCTGATGGGACTCCGCGCATCCTTTTGGAAATGATATAAAATAGTATACCTCCTCCTGCTACTGCCCCTCCTGTAAATCCTGATAGGAAGGCTCCGTATGCTATTAAGATAATTGCTAAAAATGTGGGGGCAGTGGTCATTACCTCCATATCCATTGACGTGGGTAAGGGGATTAATTCTGCTGTTTCTCCCTTCTTCCTCATCTCCCTGCTCATGAGTATTTCAGATATGGCCAGTATTTCAGCAAGTTCAACCACCAGCCCGGGTAATATGAGGGCTTCAGCAAGATCGGTTCCAACTGCAGCCACCAGTATCAACATTCCAATCCCCACTATATCAGTTAGTATAAGGGCGCTTAAATCATTTTTTTGGTAGGCAATAGCCATTAAACCGATGATACCCACGATTAAGCCGGTGAATATGGCTGGAACGTATAGAGAAACTACGATGGGTGATACAACAGTGGGAACAAGAACTGATGCACTCATTCTTCCTCCCTCCTTTTCATGGTAAAGTGCAGTGCCACCCATGATGCCACCACAAAGGCCATCATAAGAATACTGGATTCAAGTATGGTGTCAAAACCCCTGGAATAATATAATATCTCATCTATTAACCCACCTGGGGATGAATATATGGATGTACCATAATAGATAGTGGTGGCACTGATTCCTATTGCGATAGGGGATAAATAGCTAGTTACCATTCCTGATTTCTCTGAGAATTGGGGATACTGAGATTTTACAATTCCTGGTTCTTTAAGGGGCACACCACCGCGATCATAGGGAGCTAATGGATCTTTTTCATCTATCTGCAGTTGTGGTGTTGGCCGAGGATATAGTTGATGATCGTTAAGTGCCAGGGGCATGATAAAACCTGCCAAAAGCAAAACTCCCAGAATCACAGAGTAAAATCTCGGAATCCTTTTAGGGTTGGCCAGGGAATTCCATAATCTGCCTATTCTGCTCATAACTCTGCCCCCATTTCTTCTAGTCTAACAATGGCCCTGAGCAAGATCATGGTTATGATGGCAGTAGCTGCAATATAAGTAATCAGGGCAATGGTGTGGTTATAGGTTAAGAATATGAGTGAAACTCCTACTGCGGCTATTTCTGTGTTCAATGCCCTTACTAGGGGGTCTTTAACTCCAGGGCCTATGGCAGTACCAAGACTGCCCAGTATGGTCAGTACCACACCGGTATAAAACCATATGTAAATATCAAGCAAGGTTCCCTTCCTCCTGGGATTCTTGATTTTTTTTGCGAACCTCATTTATTTTGATAATTGCAATTAACAGGATAACAGTGGAAATGGGGTCGAAGATTGCCGCAGCCATGGCAACATCCAGATATTTGGCTGCCACGATCATTCCTATGAATCCTCCCTGGAGAAGTGCGAACATGATGACCTTGTCCAGGGGCTTTGCTAGGGCGATGATCCCGGCAGCTCCGATTAGAGTAAGTGCTGCTGATATTGTTGTTAAGTTTATAAAGTCAAGGTACATTTTATTCCACCATGATCTCTTCTTTTACCCTTCCCAGAGAGTAAGCAATGGCATTGGAGCTGAGGGTAGATGTTATGAAAAAGGTTATGGCAATGATTGCTCCGAAGGGTGTTTGTATGTATAAAGCCATAATTGCAGACATGCTGAAGCCGATGACGTTAAGGCAAAGAAGCCTTTCCTCACGATTTTGAGCTACAAGCGTGCGCAACGCCATTAATACAACTATTATGCCTAATATTTCGATCAACATGATTTAGCACCTAAGTTAACTTGGTGTATCTCCCCATCTTATGAGCCAGTTTTCCCAAAAGCCGGGAAGCCCCTGTCTGGTAAAGGCCCTGAATGGTTAAAATAGCTAGAACCATTCCGACAATGAAAAATTCTGGTTTAAAGCCGATAAATGATGTTAAATAAATGATTACAGTAATGCTGAGGGCTCCGGTGGTACCGGCATATCCAGGGTCAGCGCATATCCTGTTTCCAAAGTACACTAAAACAGCAGCTACTAACCCTCCTTCTGGAGTGCCTATGGCATAACAGGCTATGGAAGCCAGTAATGTACCAGCAGAAGCATCAGGTGAACATACTATGTTTCCCTGGAAGAATCCCCCTGACAGATCTCCCCCTCTTTTTTTAACTGATCGGCCAATAACTTCGGCTCCCTTCACTCCTGGTGATTCTGGGAGTCCCATCCAGGTATCTATTAACACAAAGTTCAACCAGCAAATAATAGCAGCCAGCAAAATACCTAAAATTTCATTCATAGGGGTTCCTCCGATTCTGGTCTGGGAACAAGTTTTTCTAAAATAAATTTGGCAAATAAGGCGGTAATAATTCCAGTTATTAATGCAACGATATAACCCTGGTAACCCAATTCATACAGCATGGCATAGAAACCTATAGCCAGCACAGCCGTTGGGAAAACAGCACTGATAGTCCAGGAGTCTCTCATTGGTTTATCTGGAAGTAAAGGTAGTCTTAATACCAGCCCAAGTATTAATGCAACACCCAGAGCAATAATATAACTGAACACATTAGCATGAATAATCATGATAAATAGGTGGTCTCCTTTTTGTATATAAATGTTTTTACTTAGGGTCATTTCAGCAGGATCATCAATTAATGATGTGGTCATCAATTTATAAGGTCATTGATTGATAATAATACATTTTACTCCATTATCATGCTATTTTAGAAGGTTCAATAGATCTTTAAGACTAAAATATCCTTGTTTTATATCTTCAATTGAACTGTTTTAAATCTTTCGTTCAATCTTTGAACTACCTTCTTTTAAGGAATTTAAGAATAATTTTATAGAATTTGTCAGCAGATTCTTCTAAAATTTGGCAATCCTTAATAAATTCATAAATTTATCTTCATTAATCACACGTCATTAGTTTAGACTATATTTTTTTGTATATTGCCACAACACCAAATGTTTTGATGATATGGTAACCTTCGATCTTTGGATGGGGGTTACTTGTTGAATCAATATAGTACTCCACATCAATTTCTTGAAGGTGATCTTCAAATTTCTCCTTAGTTTTATATATTGTGGGGGAACCTGGGCTGATTTGTTTTTTAAGATACCAGTTAACTGCGTTTGGATAATCAGAACATATAACCTTATCTTTGTAGTCAGGATCATAATTTTTAATCCATTGGCAGGCATGATCAATATCTATTGTAAAAGCTTTTTTCGGGGTATGACCAATATATGTGGCGGTGGAGCATGATAAAAATATCATAGCTATGAGTAAGCAAATCAACCCTGGTTTAAAATTCTTATCTTTTATTTTACTCTTGAATTTACGGATAAATTCACTCAAACCCAGGACAATGAAGTATGCAAGTGCTGGGGCCATGGTGATAAAGTATCTGTCCACCTTTAAAGGTAGAGTACTTTGGAAGATTAAGAAAGCACCAAACCAAGATAAAAACATAAAATCCAATTCAAGCTTTTTTTGATCATAAACAGCATTGCTTTTGATTAAAATCATATATATAGCATACAAGAATGCAAATAATATGATTTCACTTAATGTAAAGTATTGATAATAGAAACTAACCACCATTAAAATAAACAAAACTAAAATGAGCCCTATTTTGATTACAATACCAGTACGCAATATTTTTCTATCTTTAAAATTTATTTTTGCACCGAAAATCCTGTGAATGTAAAAAATTATACCAAATAGCACGATTAATGATAGGAGATATGCTAATAATGTTGGCACTCCTTGAGAAGGGTTCAAGATCTGTTGATAAAATCCCTGAAATGGGCCAACTGAGATGTAATTCAATAAATTCTGGATGTAATATAAAATGTTGGTGTTATATGCAACATCATTGGCACCTGTGAATGAAGATGAAGCAATTGAAGCAAATAAACTGAAAATGGAAGCTGCAGTTTTTAACTTAACAAAAAAGTAGATCAGGGCAGTTATTAGAACTACTAACTCTATACTGATGCCAAAAACAATTTTTTTAAGAGTTTCCATCTTTTTTATATGGTCTTTGTTAATTAAAAGGTAAAGGAATATGGGGAGAATGATAAGACCAGAGGTATATCTCGTGAGGAATGCCATCATAAATGTTGGTAAAACAAGATATAAGTATCTATAATCCTTTTTTAATCCAATAACTAAGAAAAATAGGGTCCAAATTGAAAATGAGATTCCTGGGATATCGATACAGCCACTAACTGCCCATGAAAATACAATCGGGAAAGAAATAAAGATTAAACAACCGGTTAAACTTCCAATAGCATTAAATCGTTCTTTTAAAAGGAAATAAAGCCCAATTACTCCTATCATGAATATAATCGCACTTATTATGAAAATAGCATTTATTGAAACATATCCCATTCTAAAAAAAAGAGAGGTTAAAAATGGAATCATTGGGGCAAGATAAATAATGGTGTTTTTGTTTGCTGCGCCCATCCCAGCAAAAATAATGGCATTATTCAAATAATTGTAAACGTCCCAGTAGGGAACACCTATCTTCATCTGGGCACTGAGAAGATAAGTAGTCAGTACTACGGTGATTAAGATTAGGATAAACAGGGGGTTAATGCATATTTTTTTAAGGCTTTCAAAGATGCCCCTCTTTTTATTGTTTCCTTTATCCAATTAATCACCCATTAATTTTAAAATTCGACAAGTTTAATTCTATTTGACAAGTCATTTCTAATTTTAAAAGAGTTATAGGAGTTATAAAATATTAGGAAGTTCTAAACTTCTTTAACTTGTTATTTTATTTTGCAGTGATTATTTATTTTTTAGTTCTACGGTTATCGGCAAAAAATTCCATGGTTTCCCTTAACTCATCACTAAAATTACTTTGTGGATTAAAACCAAAAGACCTTGCCTTTGAGGTATCAGCCAGAGAATGTTTTACATCACCAGGTCTGGGATCATCATAAATTGGATCTATATCTTTCCCCACTGCCTGGTTTATTTTATCAACAAGCTCGTTGATTGTAATGTTGTTTCCTATGGAAATATTAAACACTCCAGTGTAATCTGATTGGCACGCCTTCAAATTAGCATCCACAACATGTTTGACGTATATGAAGTCCCGGGTCTGCTCACCATCACCATATATAACCGGCCTCTCATCACTTAACATGGCATTGATGAAATGTGGAATCACCGCAGCATATGCAGAATTAGGATCCTGTCTCGGTCCAAAAACATTAAAGTATCGGAGGGAAACTGTAGGTAAATTGTAAATCTCATTAAATAACTGACAGTACATCTCGCCAGTTGCCTTACTAAGAGCATATGGTGAAATCGCCTTAACAGGATAGTTTTCTGATAGGGGGAAGTTTGTATTATCCCCATAAACAGCTGAAGATGAAGCAAAAACAACCTTCTGAACATCAACTTCTCTGGCAGCCAGAAGAACATTCAGGGTACCGGTAATATTCACCAAGTTGCATTGAAACGGATCCATGACACTAGCTGGAACACTAGTCATAGCCGCATGATGAAAAACATAGTCACAACCTTCAAAACTTTTTTCAAGATCAATTGTTGTGATATCCCCTAATTCAAGGTGAATATTGTCTGTTTCAATGTGTTCGATGTTTTTAACACTACCTGATGATTCATTGTCCACAATAACAACTTCATTTTCCTGGCAGAGTTTCTCCACAAGGTGGGATCCTATGAAACCAAGCCCTCCTGTGATTGCTACTTTTTTATTCTCTATTACTTTTTTGTTTTTCATTTAAACCTCTTTTAATTAATTAACCATTAAAATTGATTAACTAAATTTCCAGAAAATAAAATTCTTCATTACC
The sequence above is a segment of the Methanobacterium petrolearium genome. Coding sequences within it:
- a CDS encoding DUF788 domain-containing protein; this translates as MDKLKISSYLIFIVSIAGIIYALLFNPPTWIVYAISIIFIPSGILSFGLIVMKRGPKEDEEDKNREPFIGY
- a CDS encoding proton-conducting transporter membrane subunit, whose amino-acid sequence is MDIIILGQQLMGYIPLGDIVLYLAPVNLFMFASALAFTTLIAISRTETQVEAGVGTLKDREVQVDKDEFKIRRFLAIICGLATAGAMITGDLFNFTLFVCLIGIVNIGIVAAVKQIDVLDAAFQYGLVAMIAVLPLFGGAAMILASTGTISLLEITHIPTTLMMIFGSLLLFLGVAGETGVAPFYATKAEMFRTPGSPFLLIIHLSSLLVIIRVIEILLIINKPF
- a CDS encoding EhaG family protein; the encoded protein is MSASVLVPTVVSPIVVSLYVPAIFTGLIVGIIGLMAIAYQKNDLSALILTDIVGIGMLILVAAVGTDLAEALILPGLVVELAEILAISEILMSREMRKKGETAELIPLPTSMDMEVMTTAPTFLAIILIAYGAFLSGFTGGAVAGGGILFYIISKRMRGVPSDTWEGIAGVSGIAWCLWIIGFMVFFVFPQYWLLALFMAAFGVFIKVAFKAGLIGVIGREEFNKK
- a CDS encoding EhaF family protein, translating into MSRIGRLWNSLANPKRIPRFYSVILGVLLLAGFIMPLALNDHQLYPRPTPQLQIDEKDPLAPYDRGGVPLKEPGIVKSQYPQFSEKSGMVTSYLSPIAIGISATTIYYGTSIYSSPGGLIDEILYYSRGFDTILESSILMMAFVVASWVALHFTMKRREEE
- a CDS encoding EhaE family protein, which translates into the protein MLDIYIWFYTGVVLTILGSLGTAIGPGVKDPLVRALNTEIAAVGVSLIFLTYNHTIALITYIAATAIITMILLRAIVRLEEMGAEL
- a CDS encoding DUF2108 domain-containing protein, giving the protein MYLDFINLTTISAALTLIGAAGIIALAKPLDKVIMFALLQGGFIGMIVAAKYLDVAMAAAIFDPISTVILLIAIIKINEVRKKNQESQEEGNLA
- a CDS encoding DUF2109 domain-containing protein, with amino-acid sequence MLIEILGIIVVLMALRTLVAQNREERLLCLNVIGFSMSAIMALYIQTPFGAIIAITFFITSTLSSNAIAYSLGRVKEEIMVE
- a CDS encoding energy-converting hydrogenase A subunit A EhaA, with amino-acid sequence MIIHANVFSYIIALGVALILGLVLRLPLLPDKPMRDSWTISAVFPTAVLAIGFYAMLYELGYQGYIVALITGIITALFAKFILEKLVPRPESEEPL
- a CDS encoding glycosyltransferase family 39 protein — its product is MDKGNNKKRGIFESLKKICINPLFILILITVVLTTYLLSAQMKIGVPYWDVYNYLNNAIIFAGMGAANKNTIIYLAPMIPFLTSLFFRMGYVSINAIFIISAIIFMIGVIGLYFLLKERFNAIGSLTGCLIFISFPIVFSWAVSGCIDIPGISFSIWTLFFLVIGLKKDYRYLYLVLPTFMMAFLTRYTSGLIILPIFLYLLINKDHIKKMETLKKIVFGISIELVVLITALIYFFVKLKTAASIFSLFASIASSSFTGANDVAYNTNILYYIQNLLNYISVGPFQGFYQQILNPSQGVPTLLAYLLSLIVLFGIIFYIHRIFGAKINFKDRKILRTGIVIKIGLILVLFILMVVSFYYQYFTLSEIILFAFLYAIYMILIKSNAVYDQKKLELDFMFLSWFGAFLIFQSTLPLKVDRYFITMAPALAYFIVLGLSEFIRKFKSKIKDKNFKPGLICLLIAMIFLSCSTATYIGHTPKKAFTIDIDHACQWIKNYDPDYKDKVICSDYPNAVNWYLKKQISPGSPTIYKTKEKFEDHLQEIDVEYYIDSTSNPHPKIEGYHIIKTFGVVAIYKKI
- a CDS encoding SDR family oxidoreductase; translated protein: MKNKKVIENKKVAITGGLGFIGSHLVEKLCQENEVVIVDNESSGSVKNIEHIETDNIHLELGDITTIDLEKSFEGCDYVFHHAAMTSVPASVMDPFQCNLVNITGTLNVLLAAREVDVQKVVFASSSAVYGDNTNFPLSENYPVKAISPYALSKATGEMYCQLFNEIYNLPTVSLRYFNVFGPRQDPNSAYAAVIPHFINAMLSDERPVIYGDGEQTRDFIYVKHVVDANLKACQSDYTGVFNISIGNNITINELVDKINQAVGKDIDPIYDDPRPGDVKHSLADTSKARSFGFNPQSNFSDELRETMEFFADNRRTKK